The genomic interval GGCGGCGTTCGCCTCGTCCGTGCCCTGGGTATTGGCGGCCATCCGCCCCAGCGCCTCGGCGACGTCACCGAGCTGGCCCGCCAGGTGGTCCAGCGCCCGCAACCCCAACTCGGTGCACCCGGTGTACGCAGTACCGAACAGGGTCCCGAACTCGTCCCCACCCCACGGGCTGCCCGCCCCCAACACCCGGCCCCGCAACCTGTCCACCGCCGCGGCGAAATCCTCCGCGCACCGGCGCATGCCCCGCGAGGCGGCCCGTAACGACTCCGGGCTGATCTCGACCTGATCGGACATCCCCGACCCCCCGTGTCCGCCCACGGCTCGCACCAGGGAGGCTACAAAACGTCGCGGACAGGAACCACACCACCCGCGGGATCACGACGCGAACAGCTCGCACCCTGACGGGCACGCTTCACCCCAGAGTGCAAGCCACCCGTGGTGTTCGTGACGCCTGGCGCGACCAAAGGTCGCGGCATGCGCGACCCAAGGTTGGTCCCGGAGCGACCTTTGTCGCCCGGTTCCCTGAAACGGCCCCCACCGGGGTGTTTTGGGCATTACCGTCTCGGTCGCGATCCAATTCACGTACCGGGGGTGTTACCACATGACCCACGGCAGGGCATGCGCCGCCCGCATCCGCGAACGCGCCGAACAGGA from Carbonactinospora thermoautotrophica carries:
- a CDS encoding WXG100 family type VII secretion target; translated protein: MSDQVEISPESLRAASRGMRRCAEDFAAAVDRLRGRVLGAGSPWGGDEFGTLFGTAYTGCTELGLRALDHLAGQLGDVAEALGRMAANTQGTDEANAAGFRRLEGGVR